Proteins co-encoded in one Stenotrophomonas maltophilia genomic window:
- a CDS encoding sugar MFS transporter, giving the protein MWGFLTCLNDILIPHLKAAFALTWVQAMLVQFTFFGAYFLMSLPAGRLVAAVGYKRGIVAGLAIAGIGALLFWPAAAAHVYGLFLTALFVLATGITVLQVAANPYVALLGDERTSSSRLTLAQSMNSLGTTLAPLFGGLLILSAQPRSEQQLALLPTADALAYRAAEAQSVQLPYFGLAVVLFLLAAAIWMFRLPTIAGVEDSRGTQGRVWDALHHRHLRLGVLAIFFYVGAEVSIGSVLVNFLSSPGIGQGMSEQEATGYVSLYWGGALVGRLLGAALLARLDARHLLGGFALVVVLLLGITATTGGGLATWAVVSIGLFNSIMFPTLFALAIARLGALTGQASSLLVMAIVGGAVIPLAMGWLADHHGLQLSFLLPALCYLYIAFYAWNGSRLRAP; this is encoded by the coding sequence ATGTGGGGATTTCTCACCTGCCTCAACGACATCCTCATTCCGCACCTGAAAGCCGCGTTCGCGCTGACCTGGGTGCAGGCGATGCTGGTCCAGTTCACCTTCTTCGGTGCCTACTTCCTGATGTCCCTGCCGGCAGGGCGGCTGGTCGCGGCAGTGGGCTACAAGCGTGGCATCGTGGCCGGGCTGGCCATCGCCGGTATCGGCGCACTGCTGTTCTGGCCGGCGGCGGCCGCGCATGTCTACGGCCTGTTCCTGACGGCACTGTTCGTGCTGGCCACCGGCATCACCGTGCTGCAGGTGGCGGCCAATCCCTACGTTGCGCTGCTGGGCGACGAGCGCACCAGCTCCAGTCGGCTGACCCTGGCGCAATCGATGAACTCGCTGGGAACCACTCTGGCGCCGCTGTTCGGCGGACTGCTGATCCTGTCGGCGCAGCCGCGCAGCGAGCAACAGCTGGCGCTGCTGCCCACGGCCGACGCACTGGCCTACCGCGCCGCCGAGGCGCAATCGGTCCAGCTGCCGTACTTTGGCCTGGCGGTGGTGCTGTTCCTGCTGGCGGCGGCGATCTGGATGTTCCGCCTGCCCACCATCGCCGGTGTTGAAGACAGCCGCGGCACCCAGGGCCGCGTCTGGGACGCGCTGCACCACCGTCATCTGCGGCTGGGCGTGCTGGCCATCTTCTTCTATGTGGGGGCTGAAGTTTCCATCGGCAGCGTGCTGGTCAATTTCCTGTCCTCGCCGGGCATCGGCCAGGGCATGAGCGAACAGGAAGCCACCGGCTACGTATCGCTGTACTGGGGTGGCGCGCTGGTCGGACGCCTGCTGGGCGCAGCCTTGCTGGCGCGGCTGGACGCCCGCCATCTGCTGGGCGGGTTCGCGCTGGTGGTGGTGCTTCTGCTGGGCATCACCGCAACCACGGGTGGCGGGCTGGCGACGTGGGCCGTAGTGAGCATCGGTCTGTTCAACTCGATCATGTTCCCCACCCTCTTCGCCCTGGCCATCGCCCGCCTCGGCGCGCTCACCGGCCAGGCCTCGAGCCTGCTGGTGATGGCCATCGTCGGCGGCGCGGTCATTCCGCTGGCGATGGGCTGGCTGGCCGATCATCATGGCCTGCAGCTGTCGTTCCTGCTGCCGGCGCTGTGCTATCTGTACATCGCCTTCTACGCGTGGAATGGCTCACGGCTGCGGGCGCCATGA
- a CDS encoding LacI family DNA-binding transcriptional regulator, translating into MRSRIEDVAAVAGVSIKTVSRVLNHEPNVREQTRERVLAAVARLGYKPNPSARSLAGQRSYALALVYNNPSRNYLMEIQSGMLEACHAQHYNLILGPVGTGRRTQPDLAALFENSRPDGVVLIPPLTDDEVVLSYLEEHGIPFACIAPRHPEGRIGVRMDETTAVVELIGHLVAQGHRRIGHIKGPRAHGACQWRHAGYRQALRDAGIAYDPQLVVNGQFSFESGVDAANALLDLDPPPTAIFAANDDMAAAVYRVAGERGLRVPRDLSVCGFDDTPIAGHIYPALTTVRQPTSHMGRLATEQLIEHIRVDLAGRMITVEHTVLERESTAPPRRR; encoded by the coding sequence ATGCGCAGTCGAATCGAGGATGTGGCCGCCGTTGCCGGGGTTTCGATCAAGACCGTGTCCCGCGTGCTCAACCATGAGCCCAACGTGCGCGAACAGACGCGCGAGCGGGTGCTGGCGGCCGTGGCACGGCTGGGCTACAAGCCCAACCCGTCGGCGCGCAGCCTGGCCGGCCAGCGTTCGTACGCGTTGGCGCTGGTCTACAACAATCCCTCGCGCAACTACCTGATGGAGATCCAGAGCGGCATGCTGGAAGCCTGCCATGCGCAGCACTACAACCTGATCCTGGGGCCGGTCGGCACCGGCCGCCGCACCCAGCCCGACCTGGCAGCATTGTTCGAGAACTCGCGCCCGGATGGGGTAGTGCTGATCCCGCCGCTGACCGATGACGAGGTGGTGCTGTCGTACCTGGAAGAGCACGGGATTCCGTTCGCCTGCATTGCACCGCGGCACCCTGAAGGCCGCATCGGCGTGCGCATGGATGAAACCACCGCCGTGGTTGAACTGATCGGCCATCTGGTCGCGCAGGGCCACCGCCGCATCGGCCACATCAAGGGCCCGCGTGCGCACGGCGCCTGCCAGTGGCGCCATGCCGGCTACCGCCAGGCACTGCGTGATGCCGGCATCGCCTACGACCCGCAGCTGGTGGTCAACGGCCAGTTCTCGTTCGAGTCCGGCGTGGATGCCGCCAATGCCCTGCTCGACCTGGACCCTCCGCCGACGGCGATCTTCGCCGCCAACGATGACATGGCCGCAGCCGTGTACCGAGTTGCCGGCGAGCGCGGGTTGCGCGTCCCGCGCGACCTGTCGGTGTGCGGCTTCGACGATACGCCGATCGCCGGCCACATCTACCCGGCACTGACCACCGTGCGGCAGCCGACCTCGCACATGGGCCGGTTGGCCACCGAACAACTGATCGAGCACATCCGTGTCGACCTGGCCGGGCGCATGATCACCGTCGAGCACACCGTGCTCGAGCGCGAATCCACCGCGCCGCCACGCCGGCGCTGA